The Xanthobacter flavus genome includes a window with the following:
- a CDS encoding DUF2934 domain-containing protein, producing MPHANDASPTNAQPGQAANAVQGLSDTELDRIRWRAHALWREDGCQQGRDREYWERAELEVLKGRRSY from the coding sequence ATGCCCCACGCCAACGACGCCAGCCCCACCAACGCCCAGCCCGGCCAGGCGGCCAACGCGGTTCAGGGTCTCTCCGACACTGAGCTGGACCGCATCCGCTGGCGCGCCCATGCGCTCTGGCGGGAGGATGGCTGTCAGCAGGGTCGCGACCGGGAATACTGGGAGCGCGCGGAGCTGGAGGTCCTGAAAGGTCGGCGCTCTTACTGA